One Candidatus Krumholzibacteriia bacterium DNA window includes the following coding sequences:
- a CDS encoding PH domain-containing protein encodes MHFKAPWSRLLIGVSIFATMVCLVASFAAWAAMTRAGGDSSKWWAALLPALMIVGAALFTIRGYTIERDSILVHRLLWATRLSRTGLKSATHDPAQIAGGIRIFGNGGFFSFSGWFRNKHLGTYRAYITDPSLAVVLRYGDRVVVVSPAEPERFASAVMGER; translated from the coding sequence ATGCATTTCAAAGCACCCTGGAGTCGCCTGCTGATCGGCGTCTCGATCTTTGCAACCATGGTATGCCTGGTGGCCAGCTTTGCGGCGTGGGCGGCGATGACCCGCGCGGGCGGTGATTCCTCCAAGTGGTGGGCCGCACTGCTGCCCGCCCTCATGATCGTGGGCGCCGCACTCTTCACCATCCGCGGCTACACCATCGAGCGCGACTCGATCCTCGTGCACCGGCTGTTGTGGGCGACGCGCCTCTCGCGCACCGGACTCAAGAGCGCCACGCACGACCCCGCGCAGATCGCGGGCGGCATTCGCATCTTCGGGAACGGGGGATTCTTCTCGTTCTCGGGCTGGTTCCGCAACAAGCACCTGGGCACGTACCGCGCCTACATCACGGATCCCTCGCTGGCGGTGGTGTTGCGCTACGGCGACCGCGTGGTGGTGGTGTCGCCGGCGGAGCCGGAACGGTTTGCGTCCGCGGTGATGGGCGAACGCTGA